In Pirellula sp. SH-Sr6A, the DNA window GGAGGAGATTTCCAGCGGTTCAAGACGGCAAACATGGCACTTCCTTCTGGCGTCCAGAGACGTAAAACCTCTTGTTGAAAGAGGTGTCTAAACGGTTTTTCTAGAAGTGCTTTCGTTTGTATTCCTGAAATCTTGGCTTTTATTCTACTATCATGGAGATTTCCCCACCGGTGATTTTTTGGCCAGGAACAAGCCGAAACGGGGCGCTCTGTTCTCGATCTCCGATCGTTAAGGACAAACCATCGGGAGGGCGTACCCACCACTCTTGTCCATGTCGAAAGAGAAGAAGAGTGTGCTGCCAGTCGTGGCAGCGAATGTGCGCTTGATCGGACGGGCCAATCACACAAGCATCGCCCAGCAAAATCGCGGCATCGAGCAGCGGCTGCCAACGGTGAGGGGGCTGCAACTCCAGTCGAGAGGAACAGCTCAACGGCGAAGGTCGCGAGTACAAGAGTTCAACATTCCCCAGCTGGAATCGGTCGAGGTGGTGCAGGACGACCGGATTTTGAATTGCCTCGCCCCGCAATTTTACTTCGGTGATAGGTTGCAGAATGTAATCCTCACCTACTTTGCGAATCGCTGCAGCGCGACGGCTTAAGCTCCCGCGAATGCAAAGGTCCGCGACACTGTCAGGGGTCGCTTGCCCCAGCACCAGTTCCTCTGCCTGGCAAAGGGCAAACGAACCGACTCCGTCGATCCAAAGGACGACAGGAGCAGAGGGAAATGGCCCGTGAGTAACTGGCTCTGGCATATCGGAAGAGGAGACTTGTGCAAGAAATAAGAAATCGAAGCAACCGTTCGCGTCCTGGCTGATTCTATCCCTCTTTCCGTTCGCATGTCGATTTCTTTGGCCGGTAAACGGCAAACGTGCCGCACAGATCCGAGTCTCCCTCGGGAGCAGCGTCAACAGTAACCCGGCACCCGATTCTTTTTACCAAGCCGCTTGGTGGGATTGGCTGGGAGCGACGGCCTCGACTTCGTCTTCGCGCGGCGTGAAGGCAGGGGCGGAAGGTACCGGGTGGAACTTGGGCCAAGGTGGCTCTTCGGGAGGCTTCACTTTCGATTGGAACCAAGCTTTGCACGCTTCACAGGAAACTTCATGCCGGGCTCGGCATCGATCTTTCCAGTCCGAGAGTCGTGCACGCGCCAGGAGTCCGGCGTCTTTCCAGCGAGAGGGGATCAGCTCCGGCCTCACCGGTTCAAGGTCGTTCGAGAGCGAATGGCAATCCTCCCACCCGTTGTCGGCAAGCAATGGCGACCTGTCCGCGCATGAACAGGAAATCGAATGGGTGCTGGAAGGGGCCGAATTGCCCAGAGTGGAGTTGGGGGCCAAGGCACCTGGGGGCGCGAGAACGATTGCGCAGCCCGACAGGGAAATGCACATGCTCGTTATTCCTAGCCAACCAAGTGACTGCCGAATCAACGTTGAATCCCCTAAACCCATACGCCGGATGCTCGATGCGGATTCCCGCTCATCCTAGTTTTCGACCGGCCGAACCCTCCCGCTTGAGAGAGAGTGCAACGATTAGGGAATTTGTACCGGTCGTTTCAGCTAGCCGGAGCAGCGGTTTGAAGCGTTTTGAGGTAGTCGACTGGAATAGGAATTCCCTTAAGGATTCCTTCCACAACGATGTTTCGGCCCACGATTCCCTGAAATCGGCATACGATCAGACGGGGCTTGCGGACCTTGAGTAGCTCGCACATGACGACGAGCCGCGAGCCTGGGAGGACCGGATCTCGGAACCGGACATCCTCCAATCCGCCGAATCCGACCATCGATTCCCCAAGCAATTTGTACTTGTGGGAACAATAGCAGCACACCTGCGCAACGGCCTCGAGCATCACCACGCCCGGCATGAGCGGCATTCCGGGCATGTGACCCCGGACCCAGAACTCGTCCTGGGTAAGGTCTTTGTAGCCTACGCATGCAACCTTGACGGGGTCTTCGTAGACGATGGCCGTCAATTGCTCCATCTCGAACCGTTGAGGGTTGTATTTGCGAATCTCATCGATGTCCGCCAAGACATTGTCGAAGTCGATGGTATCCGGATCGACGATGAACTCTTTCGCAACCAAAGTAGATCCTCGTTCAAAAGCGAGAGGGGATGCAAAGCGTCCCGGAGACGCTCAGAGCAACTCCGGATGGGCTTAGGTGCGGACCTTGCGTCGCTTTGCCTTGCGGGCCTTGCTGTTGGCGGCGCGCTGTCCGTGATTCGCCTTCTTGAGCTTTCGGTGTGGCTTGACCATTTCTGTCTTATCCTGACGACTTGGGTGACCTGAGAAGTGTAAAAATTCCTATTCGGGCAAGACTCGGTGTGTGCTGCAACTTTTCCTACGCGATTAGGTCGCGGGCGATCAGGGATCGCAATGGACCTCTCGCGTTTGCAGAAAACGGGCGAACCGCAACCTCTGCAAAAGACGAGCACCCTGGGGGCCAAGCCGATTCGGGCCGAATAGAATAGCAGGATCGATAATAGCTGCAAAGTCAAATTTGACTTGCCGGCCCAGGCATTCCGGGCATATTATAAGACAATCGTTTACGAGAGAACTCGTTCTGCCCGAAGGACGACGATTATAGAGGTTACTTTTGTTGGTGATGAGGATCTCAGATGGCGTTTAGTTTGTCAGAAGTCGCTGCCGAAGAGCTGAAAAAAGCGTACACCGAAGCCAGCTTTGGCCCCGAAACCTTTGTTCGTGTTGGTGTGATGGCCGGAGGCTGTGCTGGTTTCCAGTATTCGCTCCAATTCGATGACAAGTTCGATGAAAACAAAGACTCCCGCTATGAGCAACACGGGGTCAACTACGTCATCGACAAGAAGAGTGCCCTGCTCCTCGATGGAGCAACGCTCGGTTACCACAAGAGCTTGGAGCGGCAAGGGTTTACGTTTGAAAACCCGAATGAAGTGAAGTCTTGCGGATGCGGGAAATCCTTCCAATAGCAGTGCGGGAATCCCTGCCGATTCGACCACGGGACGAATCGGTGCTCCGGGGACGCCGATAGCAACAAAAACAAAAGGAGAGGGGAAGCCCTCTCCTTTTTTTGTTTCAATACGACCACTTGCCGTCTTTTGGTGGTTTCTTTGCCATAAACATATTGACAAAGACTGACAATGCGCAATAATCCGGGAGCTCGAAACACGCGAATCTGGAGTTTGGATTCCATGGCCCAATCGATACGGTTTTTGCGCAGCTGCCCGAGCTGTCACAAGTCCTTGCAGATTTCCATTGAACACCTTGGCAAGGATGTTGTCTGTCATCTCTGCGGCGCGCACTTTCGCGCATCCGCGGTGGACGCGAGCGTGGCGAAGCCCGTCGACGAGTTCGACTTGCGGGTGGCGCGTTTGATCCAAGCGGCCGATCGGCAATTGGAGCATTACTCTGGCGTCGCCGCTTCTCGCGATTAGCAGCCGGTTCGCCCAATGGAACGTCGGTTTCCGTTCCTGGCTCTCAGCTCTCAGCTCTCAGCGACCCGTGTTGCCCCCTGTTCGCTGTGTCAGGTGTTACACCGTACATTGGACCAGCACCCCCTATTGGCTTCGTGCCGTTCGGTTCGATTTTCAGGGGAACTTGGCTTTCTAGCTAGAGCAGCGCAAGGGGTGCGTTGTATGAGTGTCAGGCGTCCGGCGAGCGATTGTTCTGCGTCGATCCCTATCTCCTTCGCAAGGTTTGATGCTTCATGAGGAGCTCCTCCCCGCCGGGCTTTATTCGTCAGAACCGCCTGCCTTTTGGAGGAGCTCCTTGTGGCGATTCGATGAATCTCACTAGGAAGCTCGCCACGAGGCTCACTAGGAAGAGCGCGGAGTACGCCGATCGGAATCGGCGCGTGGCATGCGAGGTTCCGCAAAAAGCAAATCAGCGACGGGATATTGTTGCTTTTGCTAGCTCACAATCTCGTGCTAGCATTTGAGAGGGGGACTAAATATTGTGGGGCGTTTGCAATTGAGAAAATCTAACTTAACCTTCTCGCCACTCAAACGTACTCGAACGACGCCCGCTGAGACTCGAATGAGTTGTGTAGTACCTTTTCCCGTCTTATCGATTTGAGCTTTAAGGAAGCCGTCAAAACAACTTCGGGGGAATGGCTTGTAATGCACCAGTGGTAATTACGGGGTCGTTTCTCTGCCGACTTGATCACCAGGATGGATTCTTGGTTCCTTTCCTCAAGCCATCAAACCGTTTCCTAGCAATCGTTGACTTGCACTCCCGCGCATCGCGATAGCTGGCGACCCAGACTCTTGTTATTCATTTTTTGTTAGGAGGATCCTATTAGAATGAAGCGACCATTGATCGGATTGAATTGTGATTTTCGCGGTGCCAATCAAGGCACTCCTGCCTACTGTTATTTGGCTGCTGGCTACTTTGATGCCATCGCCAACGCAGGGGGAATTCCTGTACTGGTCCCTCCGATGTCGGACCATGAAAGTTTGTGCCACATCCTGGATACGCTCGATGGATTTGTGCTCGTCGGTGGAGCCGACTTGGACCCTCGCAACGATGGATATATGCTCCATAGTTCGGTCAGGCCGATGGAATCGCGACGAGAGGAGTTTGATCGCCGTCTCGCTCAAGAAGTATCGAACCGTCGCATGAGTTTGATGGCCATCGGTGTCGGCCTGCAATTGATCAATATCATCGAGGGAGGAAATCTCTTCTATCATATTCCGATCGATGTTCCGCATGCGATTCCCCACCGCGATCCTCATGATCCGAATCACCGCCATTCGTTGATCGTAGAATCCGACTCCATCCTCGGACGCGTTTATGGTGAAGGTGAGATTCGCGT includes these proteins:
- a CDS encoding 3-hydroxyacyl-ACP dehydratase FabZ family protein, which encodes MVAKEFIVDPDTIDFDNVLADIDEIRKYNPQRFEMEQLTAIVYEDPVKVACVGYKDLTQDEFWVRGHMPGMPLMPGVVMLEAVAQVCCYCSHKYKLLGESMVGFGGLEDVRFRDPVLPGSRLVVMCELLKVRKPRLIVCRFQGIVGRNIVVEGILKGIPIPVDYLKTLQTAAPAS
- a CDS encoding 50S ribosomal protein bL37, encoding MVKPHRKLKKANHGQRAANSKARKAKRRKVRT
- a CDS encoding HesB/IscA family protein, encoding MAFSLSEVAAEELKKAYTEASFGPETFVRVGVMAGGCAGFQYSLQFDDKFDENKDSRYEQHGVNYVIDKKSALLLDGATLGYHKSLERQGFTFENPNEVKSCGCGKSFQ
- a CDS encoding gamma-glutamyl-gamma-aminobutyrate hydrolase family protein, with product MKRPLIGLNCDFRGANQGTPAYCYLAAGYFDAIANAGGIPVLVPPMSDHESLCHILDTLDGFVLVGGADLDPRNDGYMLHSSVRPMESRREEFDRRLAQEVSNRRMSLMAIGVGLQLINIIEGGNLFYHIPIDVPHAIPHRDPHDPNHRHSLIVESDSILGRVYGEGEIRVTSRHHMAIDRLADAFKVTARCQDGIIEGIESASDDWFVVGCQFHPESPAASALDIRIFEEFVDGVVRFANQPMLAAA